The Geotalea uraniireducens Rf4 genome window below encodes:
- a CDS encoding MotE family protein has translation MKKFIFLISLTIIMLLWLSDMDFSSVRRGAQAASQTASKTAERGAVRAVSPSRPESDEAAALETKRQQLMEKEAALKVKEEELNKMSASLESRINGLNAARKAMDASVQAKKKEESERFKKMLKIYKSLRPEEAGKLLDKLDESLVIEMLDRMDQKTVVKLIPYLNQPRVLTWTRENIVAR, from the coding sequence ATGAAAAAGTTTATATTTCTGATTTCCCTGACGATTATTATGTTGCTCTGGCTGTCTGACATGGATTTTTCCTCTGTGCGCAGGGGCGCTCAGGCTGCAAGTCAAACTGCCTCCAAAACCGCGGAACGGGGCGCCGTGCGTGCCGTATCTCCGTCCAGGCCCGAAAGTGATGAGGCTGCGGCGCTGGAGACGAAAAGGCAGCAATTGATGGAGAAAGAAGCCGCCTTAAAGGTCAAGGAAGAGGAACTTAATAAAATGTCCGCCAGCCTGGAGAGCCGGATAAACGGGTTGAACGCTGCCAGGAAGGCGATGGACGCCTCCGTGCAGGCCAAGAAAAAAGAGGAGAGCGAGCGTTTCAAGAAGATGCTGAAGATATACAAGTCGCTCAGACCTGAAGAGGCGGGGAAACTGCTGGACAAACTGGACGAATCCCTGGTCATCGAGATGCTCGACCGGATGGACCAGAAAACGGTCGTGAAACTCATCCCCTATCTCAACCAGCCGCGGGTTCTGACGTGGACCAGGGAGAACATCGTCGCCAGGTAA